ACCTCAAGTGGCATTAAATTGGTTTTGTTATTTCCAAAAATGATGATACCGATCTGGCGAAGCCGCGATGCGGCGGCGGGAGGGTATCGTCCGCGTGGGGCTCAGGGAGGCGTGTGCATGCTCAGGATCGAGATAGCGGCCACCGATCACCAGGGCGCGGTCAATGAGGATATTGTGGGGCATTGCGGAGACGCCGCCTGGGTGATCGACGGCGCGACCGGAATTGGCGCCTCGCTGCTGGAAGAACCAAGTGACGCGGCATGGCTGGCGCAAACCGCGAGTCGGTTCCTTGCCGACGTCCTGCGCACGCATCCGGCGATGCCCACGGTCGATGTGCTGCGCACGGTCATGGCGCAGTGTGGCGAAGCCCTGCTGCGCCAGCGCGTGCGCGAACCGGAAGGGCATCACGAATTACCCTCCGCGGCGTTCGCCATGGTGCGGGCGGTGGATGGCATGGCGGAGATCACCACCCTGGCCGATTGCCGCGTGGTGGCGGCCGATGCGGATGGCGCGGTGCGGCTCTGGGGCAGCTCCGCGCTCGATGCGATCGAAGGCCGCACGCTGGCCGCGCTGCGCGGGGTTCTGGCGGAAGACCCCGCGATCACGCCGGATGCGCTCAAGGAGCGGCTGATGCCGGGCCTTGTCGCCAATCGCCGGCTGATGAACCGGGAAGGCGGATACTGGGTGCTCGGCACCGAACCGGCGGCGGCCGACCATGTCTGGCAGGCACGGATTCCGCTGCGTGCCGGCCAGCGCTTCGCCATCGCGAGCGACGGTTTTCTGCGCCTGACGGAGCTGTTCGGCGTGGCCGGCCCGGCCGATTTTCTGGCCATCCGCAGCGCCGACGAGTGGCGGCGCTGGATCGATGCGCTGCGGGCGCTGGAACGCGCGCCGGGCTCCTTGCGCCGCTTCGCGCGCGTCAAACCGCACGACGACGCGAGCCTTGTCGTCTGCCGCTGGGAGGAAACGGACTGATGCTGGTCATGGGATACATGAGCGGGACCTCGCTCGATGGCGTCGATGTCGCGCTGGTGGAAACCGATGGCGAACGGATTGATGGGTACGGGCCATGCCTGCTGGTTCCGTTCTCCGACGACGAGCGCGCCGTGGTGGTGCGGGCGACGCACGATGCGCTGGGGTGGGATGGGCATGGCAGCGTGCCGTCCTCGTTCGCGGAGGCGGGCGCGGTGATCGACGCGGGCTATCTGCGCGCGGGCCGTGCGGCGATCGAACAGGCCGGGCGGAGGCCCGACCTTGTGGGCTTTCATGGGCAGACGCTGCTGCACCGGCCGCGCCGCCAGCTTTCGGTGCAGGTCGGCGATCCGCAGGCGCTGGCCGATGCCCTGGAGGTGCCCGTGGTCGCGCAGATGCGGCAGGACGATCTGCGCGCAGGCGGCGAAGGCGCGCCGCTGGTGCCGGCCTACCACGCCGCGCTGGCGGCGCGGCTGCGTCTCTCGGGGCCGCTGGCGTTCCTGAACCTTGGTGGCGTGGCCAACGTAACCTGGATCGGCGGGGATGGGGAACTGGTCGCCTTCGATACCGGTCCCGCCAATGGTCTTATCGATCTGGTCGTGCAGCAGCGCGGCGCGGGCCGTTATGACGACGGGGGCAGGCTGGCCGCGGCGGGGCAGGTCGATGCGCGGATTCTGGCCGATCTGTTGGCGCACGAACACTTCCGGGGCACAGGCCCCCGTTCGCTGGACCGCTACGATTTTTCGCTGGATTGCCTGACGGATCTGGCGCTGGAAGATGCGGTAGCGACGTTGACGGCGTTCACGGTGGAATCCGTCGCTCTGGCCGGTCGCAGCCTGCCCGAGCCGCCCAAATCCTGGATTGTTTGCGGTGGCGGTTGCCACAATCCCGTGCTGATGCGGGGGTTGCGCGATCGGCTCGGCGATTGCCGGGCGGCTGGCGATCTGGGACTGCGCAGCGATTTCGTCGAGGCCGAGGCCATGGCGTTCCTGGCGGCGCGCAGCCTGCGCGGATTGCCGCTGACCTATCCCGGTACGACCGGCGTGAAAGCGCCGCAAACCGGTGGAACGTTGTGGCGTCCGCAGGCCGCACCCGCTGTTGTGGTATGATAAAAATAGTACCAGTTAAATACCGATACTTTACATTCTCGCACAGGTATGCATTTTGAAGGGCAATCCAGCCGAGCAAGCCGTCGAGTCTTCGGGTCGCACCGCCAGTACGACGACGGCGACTGGGTTCAGGGAAACAGGAAAATGAAGGGAAATCCCATGGTGAAATCCTATCGTCATGCCGTCGCCACGGCCGCTCTCGCCGTCGCGCTGGTGCAGGGACGGGCGTTGCGCACGCGCAGTCCGCCGATGCGCCATCGGATGCCGGCGCCGAAGCGCCAGCAGCGGAGATCGTCGTTACCGGCACGCGCATCGCCGTGCCCGGCCTCACCGCGAGCAGCCCCGTCGCTTCGACCAGCGAGGAGAAGATCAAGCTCCAGTCGGCGCTGACGATCGAGGATTTCTCGACCAAGCTGCCGCAGCTTTCGGGTGGCGTCCGCCAGGGTTCGCAGGGTAGCGACGCGTTCGGTGCGCAGGTTCTCGAACTGCGCAACTTCGGCCAGAGCCGTTCGCTGGTGCTGATCGACGGCACCCGTGCCGCGCCGTTCAGTTTCCGCAACTCGGTGGACGTGAACGCGATTCCGGCCTCGCTGATCAAGCGGGTGGACGTGCTGACCGGTGGCGCCGCCGCCGTCTATGGCGCGGATGCCGTGGCCGGCGTGGTCAACTTCATCCTCAACGACGATTTCGAAGGCCTTCGCGCCACCTCGCCGCGCGCCTCGCCACGCACGGCGGCGCGCAGTATGGGGCGCTCGCATGTTGGGCGCCGGGCTGGGCGATCGTGCCATCGTACGCGGCGGACATACCAGCGGCGGGTCACGCCAGCCAGGCAGCTGGGCGACCACGCCCAACCAGACGATCCCAGCATCGGCGGCATCTTCACCGAGTGGCCAGCGGGCGCAAGTTCGGCTTCACCGATGGCGGCGCGTTCACGACCACGCCTTCGGCCACCTCGAACATCTCGGGCAGCTATCCGCTGGTGTGTCTCCGTTGAAGCGCATCAACGTGGCCGCGCTGTTCAAGTACGAGATCACGCCGCAGGTCGAAATCTACGGCCGCGCAATGTACACCAACGCCCGCACCGAAGAGACCGGCACGCCGGGCGCAACGCCGGCCTCGGTCAACCGCGTGGTCTCGATCAACCAGAACAACCCGTTCCTGACCGACGCGATCCGCAACCAGCTGACGTTC
This window of the Novosphingobium sp. EMRT-2 genome carries:
- a CDS encoding protein phosphatase 2C domain-containing protein, which codes for MLRIEIAATDHQGAVNEDIVGHCGDAAWVIDGATGIGASLLEEPSDAAWLAQTASRFLADVLRTHPAMPTVDVLRTVMAQCGEALLRQRVREPEGHHELPSAAFAMVRAVDGMAEITTLADCRVVAADADGAVRLWGSSALDAIEGRTLAALRGVLAEDPAITPDALKERLMPGLVANRRLMNREGGYWVLGTEPAAADHVWQARIPLRAGQRFAIASDGFLRLTELFGVAGPADFLAIRSADEWRRWIDALRALERAPGSLRRFARVKPHDDASLVVCRWEETD
- a CDS encoding anhydro-N-acetylmuramic acid kinase, producing the protein MLVMGYMSGTSLDGVDVALVETDGERIDGYGPCLLVPFSDDERAVVVRATHDALGWDGHGSVPSSFAEAGAVIDAGYLRAGRAAIEQAGRRPDLVGFHGQTLLHRPRRQLSVQVGDPQALADALEVPVVAQMRQDDLRAGGEGAPLVPAYHAALAARLRLSGPLAFLNLGGVANVTWIGGDGELVAFDTGPANGLIDLVVQQRGAGRYDDGGRLAAAGQVDARILADLLAHEHFRGTGPRSLDRYDFSLDCLTDLALEDAVATLTAFTVESVALAGRSLPEPPKSWIVCGGGCHNPVLMRGLRDRLGDCRAAGDLGLRSDFVEAEAMAFLAARSLRGLPLTYPGTTGVKAPQTGGTLWRPQAAPAVVV